Genomic DNA from Candidatus Kaiserbacteria bacterium:
AGTGAAGGGGTGTAGCAGTATGAGATAATAGTTACACAAGCGACATACGTTCAAAAGAGTTTTAAATATTTATGTATTTATGAAAAAAGAATCAAAAAATAAAGCAATTGCAATTTTTGAAGGCAGTCACATTCGACGTCATTGGGACGACGAAAAAGAACTTTGGTATTTTGCTATTATGGATATTATCCAAGTATTAGCACAAACTGACAGACCACGAAAATACTGGAATGATTTGAAAACTAAACTTAAGAAAGAGGGAAGTGAGGTGTCCGAAAAAATCGGACAACTGAAAATGCAGGCTAGTGACGGCAAGTTTTATCTTACTGATGTCGCTGATACAGAGGTGTTACTCCGCCTCATCCAATCCATTCCATCCCCAAACGCTGAGCCATTCAAGCTTTGGCTTGCGCGTGTGGGCTACGAGCGCCTCGAAGAGACTGCCGACCCAGAATTGGCCATTCAACGCTCTCTTAAGACATATTTGCAAAAGGGATACAGCAAAGACTGGATTAACCAACGACTGAAGAGTATCGAAATCCGAAAGACGCTCACTGATGAATGGGAAAAGCGAGGTGCAAAAGAAGGTCTAGAGTTTGCCATCCTCACAAACGAAATTACCAAGGCATGGACTGGCATGACGACCAAAGAATACAAAAATTTAAAAGGACTAAAAAAAGAAAATCTGCGTGACAACATGACCAACCTTGAATTGGTGCTCAACATGCTCGCAGAGACGGCAACAACAGAAATCTCAGAAAAACGTGAGCCAAAAACGCTGGACGAAAATAAGATTGTTGCTCGTGAAGGCGGAAGTATTGCAGGTAATGCGCGCAAAGACATTGAGGCAAAAACAGGAAAGAAAGTAATCACAAAGAAAAACGCAAAAGTGCTCCTTGCAAAAAATATTAAGAAAATTAAATAGCAGTTACAAAGGTCAGACCTCGCCGGCATCTTCTACGGCATCGACTCTGTACCAAAAGGCTGGTATGAAGCTGTAGTGAGAATAGGGGAGATAGAGGAATTGTGTGTTTAGTTGAATAGATGCTACGCTACTACTATATGAAAACTCAAATCATACAGGTCGTTAAATTTGTTGGAGCAGTAGTCCTGGTAGCAATTTTGATTCCTACTATTTTTTATGTTTCTCTTCTATTGTGGGGAGATTGGCATGATGAATGGAGCGGATACAACGCAGGATGGTATATAAGTGATGGTCAATGCAATATTGCGGTGATTCCGATTGATGGAGAAATCACTACGTTTCCATATGAACTTGGAGGCGAGGAAGAGGGTGACCCTCCATCACTCTCTACAAGTATGACCGACACACTTTCGCTCCTCAATACTGCCGAAAATTATGACCCCAACATTCAGGGAATCCTCATGCTCATCGACTCAGGAGGAGGCTCACCATCAGCATCGAAGATGATTGCTGATGAGTTGAAGGGAAGTACACTTCCTGTCGCGGCCTTTATTCTCGACTATGCAGCTTCCGGTGGCTACTACGTAGCCACCGGCGCCGACACCATCATCGCCAATCCATTTTCCGACGTGGGCTCCATTGGCATCACCATGTCATATCTCGACTACTCAAAGCAAAATGCTGAGCAGGGGCTCGAGTACGTTTCACTCTCCTCTGGCAAATTCAAGGATTCAGGCACGCCAGACAGGGCGCTCACCGCAGAAGAGCGCGCACTCTTTGAGCGCGACTTAAAGATTTACCACGACACCTTTGTAAAAGAAGTGGCACAGAATCGTAATCTCCCTGTAGAAGACGTAGCAAAACTAGCCGACGGCTCCACCCTCCCCGCACCACTAGCATTAGAAGCCAAACTCATCGATCAAATAGGAGGGAAGGAAGATGCTCGCGCGTGGTTTGCAGAGCAATTGGGGATGAATGTGGAGGATGTGGTGTTATGTCAGTAAGACTTTCTTTTAAAAATGACATATTTTCAAGAATAATTGAGTAAAGTGAGTTGAGATGATAGTGTTATATTATGACTAATTCAGACAGACTTGAGAATTTAACAGAAAGAATAATTCAATTTCGTGACGACCGAGATTGGAAGCAATTTCACGACCCAAAGAATCTTGCCATTTCTCTACAGTTAGAGGCCTCAGAGGTTTTAGAGCTTTTTCAGTGGACGAAAGATAATGAGATAAAGAACGGAAAAGAAGAAGAAATTGCAGACGAACTCAGTGATGTCTTTTACTGGGTCATTATGCTTGCACATTACTACAAAATTGACCTCATTGGTGCTTTGGAAAAGAAAATGTATAAAAATGAAGTAAAGTATCCAGTAGAAAAAGCTAAAGGAAAGGCCGACAAGTATACCGAACTCTAATATGATTGTTTATCAATCAACGAAACTGGGGTTTTTAAAAGATGCTTCAAATGGAATTGAAGATATTGTTAGGTCTCGAGTAAAGGAAAAACTTAATATTGATATTCAAGTTGGAAGTAGCGAGTACAACTCATGGAAAAATTCCCTTGGCGATGCAATGTATAAAGTAATGCAGACAGATAAGATCCCAGATGATTCCGGCATAGCTATCGAATATTCAATACCTCGAGCAAAAAATCGCATCGATTTTATTATTACAGGTGAAGATGATGAAGGAAAAGAAAAAATAATTATCATAGAACTTAAACAGTGGACTGATATAGAAAAGACAGACAAAGATGGTGTCGTCTTGACTCGTTTCAAAAGTGGTCCGAGCGAAGAACCGCATCCTTCATATCAAGCCTGGTCATACTCAGCTCTTCTTTATGGATTCAATGCAACAGTATACGAAGAAAAAATTAGCCTAGAGCCTTGCGCATACCTACATAATCATATTGATAGTGATGTTATTTTAAGCCCATTTTATCAAGAGTATTTGGATAAAGCCCCAGCATTTTGTAAAGGTGACAAAGAAAAACTTCAAGATTTTATCGCTAAATTTGTAAAGCATGGTGAAAAGAAAAATACACTTTATAGAATAGATAATGGAGAAATTCGCCCATCAAAAAATCTTGCTGACAGTCTTACCTCAATGCTAAAAGGTAATCAAGAATTTGTTTTGATAGATGAACAAAAAGTTGTATACGAAACTGCTCTATCTCTTACGAAAAAATCATCAAAACAAAATAAAAATGTATTAATTATCGAAGGTGGCCCAGGTACAGGTAAATCAGTTGTAGCCATAAATCTTTTAGTTGCAATTACTAAACTTGGACTGAATACACAGTATGTAACAAAGAATGCTGCGCCACGGGGAGTGTTTGAAGCAAAACTTACGGGCACATTTAAGAAATCAGAAATATCAAATTTTTTTACAGGATCCGGTTCCTTTGTTGGAGAAAAGGAAAATATTTTTGATGCTCTAATTGTAGACGAAGCTCATAGACTTAATAAAAAGTCTGGGATGTTTAAGAATTTAGGCGAAAACCAAATAAAAGAAATTATTGATTCTGCAAAATGCTCAATATTTTTTATTGATGAGGATCAAAAAGTGACGTGGCATGATATAGGTAAAAAAGAAGAAATTGAAAAATGGGCTGATAAAATCCATGCTAAAGTTTGTAACCTTAAGCTCGAATCGCAATTTCGGTGCAATGGTTCCGATGGCTACTTATCGTGGCTCGATAATATTCTCGGTATTAAAGATACTGCCAATACCACACTGGATGGTATAGAGTACGATTTTAGGGTTATAGACTCGCCTAACGAGCTGAGAGATTTAATTTTTGAAAAAAATAAGATAAATAATAAGGCTCGACTCGTAGCAGGATATTGTTGGGATTGGGTCAGTAAAAAAGACAAGCGTTTAAATGACATTCTTATTCCAGAGCATGATTTTGGTATGCAGTGGAACCTTGCGAGTGATGGAAACGTATGGATTATATCGCCAAAGTCTGTAAATGAAATTGGTTGTATCCACACATGCCAAGGCCTAGAAGTTGATTATGTTGGAGTTATTGTGGGTAGAGATTTTGTTATAAGAAACGGTAAAGTAATCACTAATCCTCATGAACGTGCAAAAACTGACGCCTCATTGAAGGGATATAAAAAAGAATTAAAAGAAAGACCAGAAGTTACAGCCGAAAAGGCTATGTCGATAATTAAAAATACTTATCGAACCCTTATGACACGCGGAATGAAAGGGTGCTATGTATATTTTGTAGACAAAGAAACTGAAAAATACTTTAAAGACAGAATGAACCTTTCAACACTTACTAAAAAGCCAGTATCAGAAAGTATTATTTCTCCATATGTAGAGGAAATGGTTCTAGTTCCACTCGTTGGATCTGCGCCTTGTGGTGAGCCACTTTTCGGTGAATCAAATATTGAAGACGTGATACAGGTTGAAAAAAGAAAAATCAGACCCGGCTCAAAATATTTCATTGTCCGTGCCTCTGGTGATTCAATGAATAAGGCTGGTATAAATGACAACGACCTCGTATTGTGTCGTTTTGCAGAGAAGGCAGAAACTGGTGACAGAGTAGTCGCGCTACTTGGTGGTGAATATGTGACTATAAAATACTATGATAAAAAAGATGGTCGTCGAATTCTGCTTCCAAAAAGTACAAACAGCACTCACCAACCAATAACTCCTGAGGAAGGAGACGTGGTGCAGGGTATTGTTCAAGAAATTTTGCCTAATCCTGAGTAAAAAATGGAAGAGAAGCGGTGGTGTAGTGAAATGGGGATAAGTACGTTTTAATTTCAGAAAAATAAGGTCAGCCACAATTTTTTATTGGTAATAACTTATGATTCTGATTTTAATGGTGGTCCGGTGGCAGGAGGATTCTTCCATTACATGGACCGTTTAGGTCGTATGACAATTTCTTCCTCTGGTCGAAATTGTCGACGACCTTTTCGAATCCTGACGAAAGCAATTTTGTATTGCTTTCTCCACTGGAGCTTGTTAGCAAAAATCCCCAAAGAGGGGATTTTTGCTAACAAGCTCCAGTGGCAGGAATTTCTCCATCGACTAATTTTCTAACGAAAATTGTCTGGGCACCGACTCACTGTTGCAAAGCAACATGCTCCGTCGTTCGAATCCTGACGAAATGTGCGCAGGCACATTTCTCCACCTCCGCAAATTAAAATAACCCCATGAGGGGTTATTTTAATTTGCTCCGGTGGCAGGATTCGAACCTGCGGCCAATTGATTACACGTGTCCTACTATTTCTAGTGGGGGTGGACTATATCATCATCCTTTCAAAACTGAATAGGATGCAAGGCGCTTCGACCCATTTCTGGGGCTACTCCCGTTAGGGATAGTCTCTGAACCTTCAATGATGTTTTCACATCAAAGCTTGGCTGCTGATTGCCCACAACATTACTTGCTAGGGTTTCCAGACAATTCACCTTGTTTTCGACCTACTTCTCAGTAGGAAGCTGCATTTTGAAACTCGATTGAGTTCGTGTTTACAGTCAACTGCTCTACCGCTGAGCTACACCGGAATGTGTATTTTTTCTGTGTACTTCATTGATAGTGTGGAAGCAATCTCTTGGGGAG
This window encodes:
- a CDS encoding DUF2075 domain-containing protein, whose protein sequence is MIVYQSTKLGFLKDASNGIEDIVRSRVKEKLNIDIQVGSSEYNSWKNSLGDAMYKVMQTDKIPDDSGIAIEYSIPRAKNRIDFIITGEDDEGKEKIIIIELKQWTDIEKTDKDGVVLTRFKSGPSEEPHPSYQAWSYSALLYGFNATVYEEKISLEPCAYLHNHIDSDVILSPFYQEYLDKAPAFCKGDKEKLQDFIAKFVKHGEKKNTLYRIDNGEIRPSKNLADSLTSMLKGNQEFVLIDEQKVVYETALSLTKKSSKQNKNVLIIEGGPGTGKSVVAINLLVAITKLGLNTQYVTKNAAPRGVFEAKLTGTFKKSEISNFFTGSGSFVGEKENIFDALIVDEAHRLNKKSGMFKNLGENQIKEIIDSAKCSIFFIDEDQKVTWHDIGKKEEIEKWADKIHAKVCNLKLESQFRCNGSDGYLSWLDNILGIKDTANTTLDGIEYDFRVIDSPNELRDLIFEKNKINNKARLVAGYCWDWVSKKDKRLNDILIPEHDFGMQWNLASDGNVWIISPKSVNEIGCIHTCQGLEVDYVGVIVGRDFVIRNGKVITNPHERAKTDASLKGYKKELKERPEVTAEKAMSIIKNTYRTLMTRGMKGCYVYFVDKETEKYFKDRMNLSTLTKKPVSESIISPYVEEMVLVPLVGSAPCGEPLFGESNIEDVIQVEKRKIRPGSKYFIVRASGDSMNKAGINDNDLVLCRFAEKAETGDRVVALLGGEYVTIKYYDKKDGRRILLPKSTNSTHQPITPEEGDVVQGIVQEILPNPE
- the sppA gene encoding signal peptide peptidase SppA; its protein translation is MKTQIIQVVKFVGAVVLVAILIPTIFYVSLLLWGDWHDEWSGYNAGWYISDGQCNIAVIPIDGEITTFPYELGGEEEGDPPSLSTSMTDTLSLLNTAENYDPNIQGILMLIDSGGGSPSASKMIADELKGSTLPVAAFILDYAASGGYYVATGADTIIANPFSDVGSIGITMSYLDYSKQNAEQGLEYVSLSSGKFKDSGTPDRALTAEERALFERDLKIYHDTFVKEVAQNRNLPVEDVAKLADGSTLPAPLALEAKLIDQIGGKEDARAWFAEQLGMNVEDVVLCQ
- a CDS encoding nucleotide pyrophosphohydrolase, producing the protein MTNSDRLENLTERIIQFRDDRDWKQFHDPKNLAISLQLEASEVLELFQWTKDNEIKNGKEEEIADELSDVFYWVIMLAHYYKIDLIGALEKKMYKNEVKYPVEKAKGKADKYTEL